A single genomic interval of Phaeodactylum tricornutum CCAP 1055/1 chromosome 5, whole genome shotgun sequence harbors:
- a CDS encoding predicted protein produces the protein MEETESFLDASVKSSPALASFSSSRSGAAPKAQSSHPLDRRWIFYVAAFGTLLVLYFGNWSPAQDDTATPLLPNGGAEAVPAPAPGAPSSSQTDTVSPIKPQGPLLYSKMATIVPDPEHVPVNATAQAALADAWGRWHFWDGDEDSRPTADYCAEYENRDIPGDEFPDEAWQVDAVFVNHLLNDAEQLLQRAQEAIFTEYGHGKPLPPEGLAARLKMFAWEKLDLLDPNETPPEGYGGRARNRGSNGGWTTESGFDGLVRRLLHAMHTNDQFVVVLGGHSAAAGHGNHFHQSYAMQFHRVVAPVLARLGVKLVTRNLAMGGLGTVQQSLGSQSLYGSDIDLLWWDSGMTEPQSSLTDLFVRHALMSPGKVPVVWGGGFDILQPIFQQTGADVGEFGTGMLGIPVVTSEEQAMTIPYPARYMLCDKDVTPLCQEDRFCGMCWVDRDDVDKSQFTEIHEIPGARVKWHPGWRSHQWQGRVLAYAVLEALQVAIQRWSDGTMGGPPLEDALWHVTAHYNSIRDKVRTVQGGECRALDDLVSPRVCSTPMKGATLFTPRANPEETSLTKLIKPAPNGYVPTNQRKVLYDGPDRHNECYDVKEGGIDILAIISGRRRLEEQVTPSGPTFSDWRSTHESGTDTEKPLVAIISPQRNASRSERRAASDAIVPGKGWQVVSEMPGQCDGEYHSVCGRHVDISCPMLGHHDGRGVLVGNEYSGWIVLNLPKVTEGLIIIKLFTWGGEGMNTITQGWTTVNNEGGRRLRGSSNFLQKEENLSRWNESSTTIESEKERYGGELDERRLDPKSIENYPNAFEFDYAINGKITTLNRDQFRDRVKDLARVVEVMTLLDDPDFVSGPTDVEIAFRMRNCGHLCTVSLTHVYWA, from the exons atggaagaaaccgAGAGTTTTCTCGATGCTTCCGTCAAGTCGTCTCCAGCCTTGgcgtccttttcttcttcccgATCCGGGGCTGCACCAAAGGCGCAATCGTCGCATCCGCTCGATCGCCGATGGATCTTCTACGTGGCAGCCTTTGGGACCCTGTTGGTGCTCTACTTTGGAAACTGGTCGCCGGCGCAAGACGATACGGCAACTCCTTTGTTGCCCAACGGTGGCGCCGAAGCCGTTCCGGCCCCCGCACCCGGTGCTCCCAGCAGTTCCCAAACGGACACAGTGTCACCAATAAAGCCTCAGGGACCGTTACTCTATTCTAAAATGGCCACGATTGTCCCCGACCCCGAGCACGTGCCGGTCAACGCCACCGCTCAAGCTGCTTTGGCCGACGCTTGGGGACGTTGGCACTTTTGggacggcgacgaagactCGCGTCCCACCGCCGACTACTGCGCCGAATACGAAAATCGGGACATTCCCGGAGACGAGTTCCCCGACGAGGCCTGGCAAGTGGACGCCGTCTTTGTCAATCACTTGCTCAACGATGCGGAACAGTTGCTGCAACGGGCCCAGGAAGCCATTTTTACCGAATACGGACACGGCAAACCGCTACCACCGGAAGGACTCGCGGCGCGACTCAAGATGTTCGCCTGGGAAAAGCTGGATTTATTGGATCCCAACGAAACTCCACCGGAGGGATACGGCGGTCGCGCTCGGAACAGAGGCAGCAACGGGGGATGGACGACGGAATCCGGGTTTGACGGACTCGTTCGACGATTGCTCCACGCCATGCACACCAACGACCAGTTCGTCGTCGTGCTGGGCGGACATTCTGCCGCTGCCGGACACGGCAATCACTTTCATCAGTCTTACGCTATGCAGTTTCATCGTGTGGTCGCACCGGTACTCGCTCGCCTCGGCGTGAAACTCGTCACCCGCAACCTCGCCATGGGCGGACTAGGAACCGTTCAACAATCTCTTGGTTCGCAGTCTTTGTACGGGAGTGACATTGATTTACTATGGTGGGATTCTGGCATGACGGAACCCCAAAGCTCTCTCACCGATTTGTTCGTCCGGCACGCGCTCATGTCACCCGGCAAGGTGCCGGTCGTGTGGGGCGGCGGCTTTGACATATTGCAACCCATTTTTCAACAAACGGGGGCCGACGTTGGCGAATTTGGTACCGGGATGCTCGGAATCCCCGTCGTCACGAGCGAAGAACAGGCCATGACGATTCCATACCCCGCCCGGTATATGCTTTGTGACAAGGACGTCACTCCTCTGTGCCAGGAGGACCGCTTCTGTGGAATGTGCTGGGTGGACCGGGACGATGTGGACAAATCGCAATTTACTGAAATACACGAGATTCCTGGCGCGCGGGTCAAATGGCACCCCGGCTGGCGCTCGCATCAGTGGCAAGGACGGGTACTGGCGTACGCTGTCCTGGAAGCCCTGCAAGTTGCCATACAGCGCTGGAGCGACGGAACCATGGGAGGGCCACCCCTCGAGGACGCGCTGTGGCACGTCACGGCACATTATAACTCTATCCGAGATAAAGTCCGCACCGTACAGGGCGGGGAATGTCGTGCTTTGGACGATTTGGTTTCACCACGCGTGTGTTCCACCCCAATGAAA GGTGCCACATTATTTACACCGCGGGCCAATCCTGAGGAAACGTCGTTGACCAAGCTAATCAAACCGGCACCAAACGGATACGTACCCACAAATCAACGCAAGGTCCTTTACGATGGACCCGATCGACACAACGAATGCTACGATGTGAAAGAAGGAGGAATTGATATCCTAGCTATCATTAGTGGACGTCGGCGATTGGAAGAACAAGTCACACCGTCAGGCCCAACTTTTTCCGATTGGAGATCAACACACGAAAGTGGAACTGACACTGAGAAGCCACTTGTGGCGATAATATCACCACAGCGCAACGCCTCTCGCTCAGAACGCCGAGCAGCCAGCGATGCGATTGTTCCAGGGAAAGGATGGCAGGTGGTGAGCGAGATGCCCGGACAGTGTGACGGGGAGTACCACTCCGTTTGTGGTAGGCACGTAGATATATCTTGCCCCATGTTGGGGCACCACGACGGTCGCGGAGTTCTGGTTGGTAACGAGTATTCGGGTTGGATTGTCTTGAATTTGCCGAAGGTAACAGAGGGGCTCATAATTATTAAGCTTTTCACGTGGGGCGGGGAAGGCATGAATACGATTACCCAAGGCTGGACGACGGTCAATAACGAAGGGGGTCGAAGGCTCCGTGGCAGCAGTAACTTCTTGCAAAAAGAAGAGAACCTTAGCCGGTGGAATGAAAGCAGTACTACTATTGAGTCCGAGAAGGAGCGGTATGGTGGTGAGTTGGACGAGCGACGATTGGATCCCAAGTCCATTGAGAATTATCCAAATGCGTTCGAATTCGATTACGCCATCAATGGGAAGATAACTACATTGAACAGGGACCAATTCAGAGACCGTGTGAAGGATTTAGCACGCGTTGTGGAGGTCATGACGCTGTTGGACGATCCTGATTTTGTATCAGGTCCTACCGACGTTGAAATCGCTTTTCGAATGCGCAACTGTGGTCACCTATGCACAGTTTCACTCACACACGTTTATTGGGCATAA
- a CDS encoding predicted protein, with product MMKLVFLATLAAFLTLADASDGSIVDSIEERKLAGTTCTTKNLDFSEFAAGTYLSNLEAAYGVTITAVSRTSKGYTPNGAARVFDTSKPTGATGQSMCSSGDGDSDLGSPNSACPGGGPGHGPGGAPKLANGQNNPYKNCSPQGKVLIIQEGNKNCPDDSADGGTIRFDFSKTVDLESVTSLDIDEGSTPEITVSYGNGQEAFYKLQATGDNGVFTQTINKSDVKWFQIKFYGSGSVSGFKWDECVTAPTKAPTKSPTKAPIPAQTRDDTCPTKNLDFSEFATGTYLSNLEADYGVTITAVSRTNKGYTPNGAARVFDTSKPTGATGQSMCSSSDGDPDLGSPNSACPGGGPGHGPGGAPKLSNGQNNPYKNCSPQGKVLIIQEGNKNCPDDSADGGTIRFDFSKTVDLESVTSLDIDEGSTPEITVSYGNGQEAFYKLPATGDNGVFTQMINKGDVRWFQIKFYGSGSVSGFKWAECVPAPTKAPAKAPTKAPVKTPTKAPVKAPTKAPVKAPTKAPTKAPTKAPVKAPTKAPTKAPTKAPTKAPANAPTKAPTKAPVKAPTKAPVTAPTKAPVKAPTKAPTGTRDEICVDEVLDFTDFSTGEYVHDLVRSRGVTVTAIASGSDGYTPGGAARIFDTRYPSGSTGQALCAQNEGETTLGSPNLSCPGGGSGSGNGGKVNTPFANCDARGKGLIIQEGNVACPEHAGQGGKIVFEFAVPVELNYIDLLVSTDSSPVITVYYGVDQSISFDMPVIGANGYRRQVIDRSQVYKVEVGFCSGGTVTAIDYIRCEPEEECPPSTGSVKPLPPIEVHLPPPNSKHMVFDFVVMKNQESCPPEWLH from the exons ATGATGAAGCTTGTCTTTCTGGCGACCCTTGCAGCGTTTCTTACGTTGGCGGATGCCAGTGATGGTTCCATTGTCG ACTCCATCGAAGAACGAAAGTTAGCTGGGACAACGTGCACTACTAAGAATTTGGACTTTAGCGAATTTGCTGCCGGAACCTACTTGAGTAACTTGGAGGCTGCCTATGGGGTGACTATCACTGCCGTTTCCCGTACAAGCAAGGGCTACACACCCAACGGAGCCGCCCGTGTTTTCGACACATCCAAGCCCACCGGTGCAACGGGACAATCAATGTGCTCCTCTGGTGACGGTGACTCTGATCTCGGATCACCCAACTCCGCTTGTCCCGGAGGTGGACCAGGTCACGGACCTGGAGGTGCACCAAAACTCGCCAACGGACAGAACAATCCTTATAAGAACTGCTCGCCCCAAGGCAAAGTACTCATCATTCAAGAAGGCAACAAAAATTGTCCCGACGACAGTGCGGACGGTGGTACTATCCGCTTCGACTTCTCCAAAACAGTGGACCTCGAGTCGGTGACGTCCTTGGATATTGACGAGGGCAGCACTCCCGAAATCACCGTCTCGTACGGCAACGGCCAGGAGGCTTTTTATAAGCTTCAGGCTACGGGCGATAACGGTGTTTTTACGCAAACGATCAACAAGAGTGACGTCAAGTGGTTCCAGATCAAGTTCTACGGCTCGGGATCCGTATCAGGCTTCAAGTGGGATGAGTGTGTCACAGCCCCAACGAAAGCCCCCACGAAAAGCCCCACAAAGGCTCCGATACCGGCCCAAACCAGAGATGATACTTGTCCAACCAAGAACTTGGACTTCAGTGAATTTGCCACCGGAACCTACTTGAGCAACTTGGAGGCTGACTATGGGGTGACTATCACTGCCGTTTCCCGTACAAACAAAGGGTACACACCCAATGGAGCTGCCCGTGTTTTCGACACATCCAAGCCCACCGGTGCAACGGGACAGTCAATGTGCTCCTCCAGCGATGGGGACCCAGATCTCGGATCACCCAACTCCGCTTGTCCCGGAGGTGGACCAGGTCACGGACCTGGAGGTGCGCCAAAACTCTCAAACGGTCAAAACAATCCTTACAAGAACTGCTCGCCCCAAGGCAAAGTACTCATCATTCAAGAAGGTAACAAAAATTGTCCCGACGACAGTGCGGACGGTGGTACTATCCGCTTCGACTTCTCCAAAACAGTGGACCTCGAATCGGTGACGTCCTTGGATATTGACGAGGGCAGCACTCCCGAAATCACCGTCTCGTACGGCAACGGCCAGGAGGCTTTTTATAAGCTACCGGCTACGGGCGACAACGGCGTTTTCACGCAAATGATCAACAAAGGTGACGTCAGGTGGTTCCAGATTAAGTTCTACGGCTCAGGATCCGTATCAGGCTTCAAATGGGCCGAGTGCGTCCCAGCCCCAACGAAAGCCCCTGCCAAAGCTCCGACAAAAGCTCCTGTCAAAACTCCGACGAAAGCCCCAGTAAAAgctccaacgaaagccccAGTAAAAgctccaacgaaagccccGACTAAAgctccaacgaaagccccAGTAAAAgctccaacgaaagccccAACCAAAGCTCCCACGAAAGCCCCAACCAAAGCTCCAGCGAATGCTCCAACGAAAGCTCCAACAAAAGCCCCTGTAAAGGCTCCGACGAAAGCTCCAGTGACAGCTCCAACAAAGGCTCCTGTCAAAGCGCCGACCAAGGCGCCAACCGGTACCCGCGATGAAATATGTGTCGACGAAGTCCTCGACTTTACTGACTTTTCTACAGGCGAGTACGTCCATGACCTGGTACGATCTCGCGGCGTTACAGTGACAGCAATTGCATCCGGAAGCGACGGATACACCCCCGGCGGTGCGGCTCGCATTTTCGACACTCGCTACCCTTCCGGCAGCACTGGACAAGCGCTCTGCGCCCAGAACGAAGGTGAAACAACTCTCGGGTCACCCAACCTTTCGTGCCCCGGCGGTGGATCCGGATCGGGTAACGGAGGCAAAGTCAACACGCCCTTCGCCAACTGCGACGCTCGTGGTAAGGGTCTCATCAttcaagaaggaaacgtgGCCTGTCCTGAACACGCTGGACAAGGCGGAAAAATTGTGTTTGAGTTTGCGGTACCGGTTGAGCTCAACTACATCGATTTGCTGGTTAGCACCGACTCCAGTCCGGTAATTACGGTGTACTACGGCGTAGACCAATCCATTTCGTTTGATATGCCGGTGATCGGCGCCAATGGCTACCGTCGACAAgtgatcgatcgatcgcAGGTTTACAAGGTCGAGGTGGGCTTCTGTAGTGGAGGTACCGTCACTGCCATTGACTACATTCGTTGCGAGCCTGAAGAGGAATGTCCACCGAGCACTGGTTCAGTCAAACCCCTCCCTCCGATCGAAGTGCATCTTCCCCCGCCGAACAGCAAGCACATGgtttttgactttgttgtTATGAAGAATCAAGAATCGTGTCCTCCGGAATGGCTTCATTAA
- a CDS encoding predicted protein, translated as MISSDLSTDERHRGDVSASRPVAPMYCLLETGADKREVSFRADSTKKSVYWLDTETRCNDGGDRRNPNEKCEDEHNRNTLPYLELADPSMSFSTISSSLYRPDGNVFYLGGFQILSTSKTVEVYLQSPQQPSLQSKASPAEEINSPDFVTYLTTSRGIPVQPTTSLQNSRLERDTVSKDSFPNCRTTWYKTMCVIPGGPRPVTRAVLKFHIVPTSQPPSEKDNIVPAFCLQSMKLTCRIPDDTKALPSTNSINTAMHQPSSAFLASPEPVSLPATPSATLFSSTTSTSESNGSTGVSADDVGAAMAGISFLVRSAEERLLSAVQHGQHETQQYIRSNLPNMLGSAVEAAVSPFTESQQSFATQQAQLFQAQHKQLESQQTMLLHQTRLLESQQRQLAEQSEQLQRLETSQAQLLAIVASLRTQREQNQENARAELDGPSSPQVVVQAIPSTQHGTRTKQSEQCYENSRESEHVAQQSPLEDKQYS; from the coding sequence ATGATCTCGTCTGATTTGAGTACTGACGAGAGACATCGAGGCGACGTTAGTGCGTCACGTCCTGTGGCCCCAATGTACTGTCTTCTCGAAACCGGCGCGGACAAACGAGAGGTTTCCTTTCGTGCCGATTCCACCAAGAAGTCTGTCTACTGGCTCGATACAGAAACAAGATGTAACGATGGCGGTGACAGAAGAAACCCAAATGAAAAATGTGAAGATGAACACAATCGGAATACTCTACCCTATTTGGAACTTGCCGATCCAAGCATGTCTTTCTCAACAATATCTAGCAGCTTGTACCGACCGGACGGCAATGTATTTTATCTGGGCGGTTTTCAAATCCTTAGCACTTCCAAAACGGTCGAGGTCTACTTGCAGTCACCGCAGCAGCCTTCTCTGCAGTCAAAGGCCTCGCCGGCGGAAGAAATCAACTCTCCGGATTTTGTCACGTACCTGACAACATCTCGGGGGATACCGGTCCAGCCGACTACAAGTCTACAAAATTCTAGACTGGAAAGAGACACAGTCAGCAAAGACTCCTTTCCAAATTGCCGTACCACTTGGTACAAGACCATGTGCGTCATACCCGGAGGACCTCGTCCAGTGACACGAGCTGTTTTGAAATTTCACATTGTGCCCACTTCGCAACCCCCTTCCGAAAAGGATAATATTGTCCCAGCCTTTTGTTTACAATCTATGAAGCTGACTTGTCGAATTCCTGATGACACCAAAGCATTGCCTTCTACCAATTCTATCAACACCGCAATGCACCAACCGTCTTCTGCATTCTTGGCATCTCCGGAACCCGTCTCCTTGCCGGCGACACCATCAGCGACGCTTTTTTCCTCCACCACTTCAACATCGGAGTCGAACGGCAGCACGGGTGTGTCGGCAGACGATGTTGGTGCCGCCATGGCTGGAATTTCCTTTTTAGTCCGGTCCGCCGAAGAACGGCTACTTTCCGCGGTGCAACATGGCCAGCACGAAACCCAGCAATACATACGCTCCAACCTACCAAACATGCTTGGCTCGGCCGTCGAAGCTGCCGTTTCCCCGTTCACGGAATCGCAACAGTCTTTTGCAACGCAACAGGCTCAATTGTTCCAAGCGCAGCACAAACAGTTGGAATCACAACAGACAATGTTATTACACCAAACTCGGTTGCTGGAGTCGCAGCAAAGGCAGTTGGCTGAGCAAAGCGAGCAGTTGCAACGTCTGGAAACCTCGCAAGCCCAGCTACTGGCCATTGTGGCAAGTCTACGAACGCAACGGGAACAAAATCAGGAAAATGCACGCGCCGAACTAGACGGGCCCTCGTCACCACAAGTAGTCGTGCAGGCGATCCCGTCAACCCAACATGGAACACGGACCAAACAGAGTGAACAATGTTACGAGAACAGCCGAGAGTCCGAACATGTCGCGCAGCAGTCTCCTTTGGAGGACAAACAGTACAGCTGA
- a CDS encoding predicted protein, giving the protein VTAPTKAPVKAPSKAPTNAPTKAPVRAPTKAPTKAPTKAPTKAPTKAPTKAPTKAPVKAPTKPPV; this is encoded by the coding sequence GTCACAGCCCCAACTAAAGCTCCAGTAAAAGCCCCAAGCAAAGCTCCGACAAATGCTCCCACAAAAGCACCTGTTAGAGCTCCAACGAAAGCTCCGACCAAGGCTCCGACCAAGGCTCCAACCAAAGCTCCGACCAAGGCTCCAACCAAAGCTCCAACGAAAGCTCCAGTCAAAGCTCCGACCAAGCCGCCAGTC
- a CDS encoding predicted protein — MMKLAFLATLATSLALAYGNDGSMVAGSNEERNLAAMTCTTKNLDFSEFATGTYLSNLEADYGVTITAVSRTSKGYTPNGAARVFDTSKPTGKTGQSMCGRNDGDSDLGSPNSACPGGGPGHGPGGAPKLANGQNNPYKNCSPQGKVLIIQERNKNCPDDSADGGTIRFDFSKTVDLESVTSLDIDEGNNTPEITVSYGNGQEAFYKLQATGDNGVFTQMINKSDVKWFQIKFYGSGSVSGFKWDECVTAPTKAPTKSPTKAPIPAQTRDDTCPIKNLDFSEFATGTYLSNLEADYGVTITAVSRTSKGYTPNGAARVFDTSKPTGATGQSMCSSGDGDSDLGSPNSACPGGGPGHGPGGAPKLSNGQNNPYKNCSPQGKVLIIQEGNKNCPDDSADGGTIRFDFSKTVDLESVTSLDIDEGNNTPEITVSYGNGEQAFYKLQATGDNGVFTQMINKSDVQWFQIKFYGSGSVSGFKWAECVTAPTKAPVKAPTKAPTNAPTKAPVRAPTKAPTKAPTKAPTKAPTKAPVKAPTKAPVKAPTKPPVTAAPSECVDGMDVVLVNKSTGPESTIDGKSPIKIVSGDGQSVSFEVHQYWKSGASSISWIATQFRTNDGNTASDAWECEKIEEVSWGRVKEYTAECVGGAATVTLWVHDGQFQNTQNLNSLVPARCNPSNDQFRKKIMYNYTLPCSSICAPSPTKAPVKAPTKAPTGTRDEICVDEVLDFTDFTTGEYVHDLVRARGVTVTAIASGSDGYTPGGAARIFDTRYPSGSTGQALCAQNEGETTLGSPNLSCPGGGPGSGNGGKVNTPFANCDARGKGLIIQEGNVACPEHAGQGGQIVFEFAVPVELNYIDLLVSTDSSPVITVYYGVDQSMSFDMPMMGANGYHRQVIDRSQVYKVEVGFCSGGTVTAIDYVRCEPEGPPTKAPVIAPTKAPVKAPTKAPIGTRDEICVDEVLDFTDFSTGEYVHDLVRSRGVTVTAIASGSDGYTPGGAARIFDTRYPSGSTGQALCAQNEGETTLGSPNLSCPGGGPGSGNGGKVNTPFANCEARGKGLIIQEGNVACPEHAGQGGQIVFEFAVPVELNYIDLLVSTDSSPVITVYYGVDQSMSFDMPMMGANGYHRQVIDRSQVYKVEVGFCSGGTVTAIDYVRCEPEEECPPSSGSVKPLPPIEVHLPPPNSKHMVFDFVVLKNQESCPPEWLGRRERRALVDTRGRR, encoded by the exons ATGATGAAGCTGGCGTTCTTGGCAACCCTCGCAACGTCCCTGGCGCTGGCGTACGGCAATGATGGTTCAATGGTCG CAGGCTCTAACGAAGAGCGAAACTTAGCCGCGATGACTTGCACAACCAAGAATTTGGACTTTAGCGAGTTTGCCACCGGCACATACTTGAGTAACTTGGAGGCTGACTATGGGGTGACTATCACTGCCGTTTCCCGTACAAGCAAGGGCTACACACCCAACGGAGCCGCCCGTGTTTTCGACACGTCAAAGCCCACCGGTAAGACGGGACAGTCAATGTGCGGAAGAAACGACGGGGATTCAGATCTCGGATCACCCAACTCCGCTTGTCCCGGAGGTGGACCAGGTCATGGACCTGGAGGTGCACCAAAACTCGCCAACGGACAGAACAATCCTTATAAGAACTGCTCGCCCCAAGGCAAAGTACTCATCATTCAAGAACGGAACAAAAACTGTCCCGACGACAGTGCGGACGGCGGTACCATCCGCTTCGACTTCTCCAAAACAGTGGACCTCGAGTCCGTGACGTCCTTGGATATCGACGAAGGTAACAACACTCCGGAGATCACCGTCTCGTACGGCAACGGCCAGGAGGCTTTTTATAAGCTGCAGGCTACGGGCGACAACGGTGTTTTCACGCAAATGATCAACAAGAGTGACGTCAAGTGGTTCCAGATCAAGTTCTACGGCTCAGGATCCGTATCAGGCTTCAAGTGGGATGAGTGTGTCACAGCCCCAACGAAAGCCCCCACGAAAAGCCCAACAAAGGCTCCGATACCGGCCCAAACCAGAGATGATACTTGTCCAATAAAGAACTTGGACTTTAGTGAATTTGCCACCGGAACCTACTTGAGTAACTTGGAGGCTGACTATGGGGTGACTATCACTGCCGTTTCCCGTACAAGCAAGGGCTACACACCCAACGGAGCCGCCCGTGTTTTCGACACGTCAAAGCCCACCGGTGCAACGGGGCAATCAATGTGCTCCTCTGGTGACGGTGACTCTGATCTCGGATCACCCAACTCCGCTTGTCCCGGAGGTGGACCAGGTCACGGACCTGGAGGTGCGCCAAAACTCTCAAACGGTCAAAACAATCCTTACAAGAACTGCTCGCCCCAAGGCAAAGTACTCATCATTCAAGAAGGCAACAAAAATTGTCCCGACGACAGTGCGGACGGTGGTACTATCCGCTTCGACTTCTCCAAAACAGTGGACCTCGAGTCCGTGACGTCCTTGGATATCGACGAAGGTAACAACACTCCGGAGATCACCGTCTCTTACGGCAATGGCGAGCAGGCTTTTTATAAGTTACAGGCTACGGGCGACAACGGTGTATTCACCCAAATGATTAACAAGAGTGACGTCCAGTGGTTCCAAATCAAGTTCTACGGCTCTGGATCCGTATCAGGCTTCAAATGGGCCGAATGTGTCACAGCCCCAACTAAAGCTCCAGTAAAAGCCCCAACCAAAGCTCCGACAAATGCTCCCACAAAAGCACCTGTTAGAGCTCCAACCAAGGCTCCAACCAAAGCTCCGACCAAGGCTCCAACCAAGGCTCCAACCAAAGCTCCAGTCAAGGCTCCAACGAAAGCTCCAGTCAAAGCTCCGACCAAGCCGCCAGTCACGGCAGCACCATCCGAGTGCGTGGACGGTATGGACGTGGTACTTGTCAATAAGTCCACCGGTCCCGAGAGCACCATTGATGGCAAGAGCCCAATCAAAATTGTTAGCGGTGACGGCCAGTCCGTCTCTTTTGAGGTGCACCAATACTGGAAGAGTGGAGCTAGTAGTATCAGCTGGATAGCGACTCAGTTCCGTACCAACGATGGCAACACGGCGTCTGATGCATGGGAATGCGAAAAGATCGAAGAAGTCTCCTGGGGCAGGGTGAAGGAGTACACTGCTGAGTGTGTTGGAGGAGCAGCAACCGTGACCTTGTGGGTACACGACGGACAGTTCCAAAATACTCAAAACCTGAACAGCCTGGTCCCTGCAAGGTGCAATCCTTCAAACGACCAGTTTCGCAAAAAGATCATGTATAATTACACGTTGCCTTGCTCCTCGATATGCGCTCCATCCCCGACTAAAGCTCCTGTCAAAGCCCCGACCAAGGCGCCAACCGGTACACGAGATGAAATATGTGTCGACGAAGTCCTCGACTTTACTGACTTTACTACAGGCGAGTACGTCCACGACCTGGTACGAGCTCGCGGCGTTACAGTGACAGCAATTGCATCCGGAAGCGACGGATACACGCCCGGCGGTGCGGCTCGCATTTTCGACACTCGCTACCCTTCCGGCAGCACTGGACAAGCGCTCTGCGCCCAGAACGAAGGTGAAACAACTCTCGGGTCACCCAACCTTTCGTGCCCCGGCGGTGGACCCGGATCGGGTAACGGAGGCAAAGTCAACACGCCCTTCGCCAACTGCGACGCTCGCGGTAAAGGTCTCATCAttcaagaaggaaacgtgGCCTGTCCTGAGCACGCTGGACAAGGCGGGCAAATCGTGTTTGAGTTTGCGGTACCGGTTGAGCTCAACTACATCGATTTGCTGGTTAGCACCGATTCCAGCCCCGTAATTACGGTGTACTACGGCGTAGACCAATCCATGTCGTTTGATATGCCGATGATGGGTGCCAATGGCTACCATCGGCAAgtgatcgatcgatcgcAGGTTTACAAGGTCGAGGTGGGCTTCTGCAGTGGAGGTACCGTTACTGCCATAGATTACGTTCGTTGCGAGCCGGAGGGTCCGCCAACGAAAGCTCCAGTGATAGCTCCAACAAAGGCTCCTGTCAAAGCCCCGACCAAGGCACCCATTGGTACCCGAGACGAAATATGTGTTGACGAAGTCCTCGACTTTACTGACTTTTCTACAGGCGAGTACGTCCATGACCTGGTACGATCTCGCGGCGTTACAGTGACAGCAATTGCATCCGGTAGCGATGGCTACACCCCAGGCGGTGCGGCTCGCATTTTCGACACTCGCTACCCTTCCGGTAGCACTGGACAAGCGCTCTGCGCCCAGAACGAAGGTGAAACAACTCTCGGGTCACCCAACCTTTCGTGCCCCGGCGGTGGACCCGGATCGGGTAACGGAGGCAAAGTCAACACGCCCTTCGCCAACTGCGAGGCTCGTGGTAAAGGTCTCATCAttcaagaaggaaacgtgGCCTGTCCTGAGCACGCTGGACAAGGCGGGCAAATCGTGTTTGAGTTTGCGGTACCAGTTGAGCTCAACTACATCGATTTGCTGGTAAGCACCGACTCCAGTCCGGTAATTACAGTGTACTACGGCGTAGACCAATCCATGTCGTTTGATATGCCGATGATGGGTGCCAATGGCTACCATCGGCAAgtgatcgatcgatcgcAGGTGTACAAGGTCGAGGTGGGCTTCTGTAGTGGAGGTACCGTTACTGCCATAGATTACGTTCGTTGCGAGCCTGAAGAGGAGTGTCCGCCGAGTAGCGGTTCAGTCAAACCGCTCCCTCCGATCGAAGTGCATCTTCCCCCGCCGAACAGCAAGCACATGgtttttgactttgtcgTTCTAAAGAATCAAGAATCGTGTCCTCCGGAATGGCTTGGTCGCAGGGAACGTCGCGCTTTGGTAGATACCCGAGGACGACGTTGA